A single window of Ferrimonas balearica DSM 9799 DNA harbors:
- a CDS encoding efflux RND transporter periplasmic adaptor subunit yields the protein MCNKCSCGGQDRQTKRKTQVATAIVIALALTPVIWTLAQAAPGQAPQVTQSAAEHAAHTHACPMHPEQTGVEGDRCPICNMFLTEVEGEGHADHGAVTHTHACPMHPQETGVEGDRCPICNMFLTEVEGDHADHGAATHTHACPMHPEETGVEGDRCPICNMFLTEMEEEEQVDPHAGHTMQLDPLPSAPALEQAVSGGEATIKYVCPMHPQIVSDEPGTCPICGMNLEKVEMGAASEEVVVGVSGGLQQALGVRTETVERGTLWRYIKTLGTVQYNEDAISHIHTRVTGWVEKLAVNSVGQQVAQGQLLYELYSPELVNAQDDYLQALDYLGQDPVRGKELLRKAKLRLELLGISDKVIQRLEKTRQSLYRVPFYAPHSGVVSTMDIRDGMYIEPGKTQIELVDLSTVWVIADVFENEQSWLEVGRPADVTAAAQGLFEIEGEIDYIYPELDPVTRSLQVRVKLPNPENRPGGQLRPGSLVDVELYGGPRRGLLTVPAEALILTGRENRVVVQRADNSFASVPVRLGMMSQGKAEILEGLNEGDRVVVSGQFLIDSEASIQGSLRRMSQPAADAHSGHQH from the coding sequence ATGTGCAACAAGTGCTCATGCGGCGGCCAGGACCGCCAAACCAAACGGAAAACCCAGGTAGCGACCGCCATTGTGATCGCATTGGCCCTGACTCCGGTGATCTGGACCCTTGCTCAGGCTGCGCCGGGACAGGCTCCCCAGGTGACCCAAAGTGCCGCAGAACACGCGGCCCACACTCACGCTTGCCCGATGCACCCGGAACAGACCGGTGTTGAAGGCGACCGTTGCCCCATCTGCAACATGTTCCTGACTGAGGTGGAGGGGGAGGGTCACGCCGATCACGGTGCGGTAACCCACACCCACGCTTGCCCGATGCACCCGCAAGAAACCGGGGTTGAAGGCGACCGTTGCCCCATCTGCAACATGTTCCTGACTGAGGTGGAGGGGGACCACGCCGATCACGGTGCGGCGACCCACACCCACGCTTGCCCGATGCACCCGGAAGAGACCGGGGTTGAGGGCGACCGTTGTCCCATCTGCAATATGTTCCTCACCGAAATGGAGGAGGAAGAGCAGGTCGACCCCCACGCCGGGCACACCATGCAACTGGACCCCCTGCCGTCCGCTCCCGCACTGGAACAGGCGGTCAGCGGTGGTGAAGCCACCATCAAGTACGTGTGTCCCATGCACCCGCAGATCGTCTCCGACGAGCCCGGCACCTGCCCCATCTGTGGCATGAACCTGGAGAAAGTGGAGATGGGCGCGGCCAGTGAAGAGGTGGTGGTGGGCGTTTCCGGCGGCCTGCAACAAGCCCTCGGTGTGCGGACTGAAACCGTTGAGCGCGGCACCCTGTGGCGCTACATCAAGACCCTCGGCACCGTGCAGTACAACGAAGACGCCATCTCACACATCCACACCCGGGTAACCGGTTGGGTGGAGAAACTGGCGGTGAACTCCGTGGGCCAGCAAGTGGCGCAAGGCCAGCTCCTGTACGAGCTGTATTCGCCGGAACTGGTGAACGCTCAGGACGATTACCTGCAGGCGCTCGACTACCTGGGGCAGGACCCGGTCCGAGGCAAAGAGTTGCTGCGCAAAGCCAAGCTGCGCCTGGAGCTGCTCGGCATCAGCGACAAGGTGATTCAGCGTCTTGAGAAGACCCGACAAAGCCTCTATCGCGTGCCCTTCTACGCCCCCCACAGTGGCGTGGTCAGCACCATGGACATTCGTGACGGCATGTACATTGAGCCGGGCAAAACCCAGATCGAGCTGGTGGATCTGTCCACCGTCTGGGTTATCGCCGATGTCTTTGAAAATGAACAGAGCTGGCTGGAAGTGGGGCGTCCGGCGGACGTGACCGCGGCGGCTCAGGGTCTGTTCGAGATTGAGGGTGAGATCGATTACATCTACCCGGAACTGGATCCGGTCACCCGCTCACTGCAGGTGCGGGTCAAACTGCCGAACCCGGAGAATCGTCCCGGCGGCCAACTGCGTCCCGGTTCTCTGGTGGATGTGGAGCTTTACGGCGGTCCCCGCCGTGGCCTGCTGACTGTGCCTGCTGAAGCCCTGATTCTGACCGGCCGGGAGAACCGGGTGGTGGTACAGCGTGCCGACAACAGCTTCGCGTCCGTACCGGTTCGCCTTGGCATGATGAGCCAGGGCAAGGCTGAAATTCTGGAAGGCCTGAATGAGGGCGATAGGGTGGTGGTGTCCGGCCAGTTCCTGATCGACTCCGAAGCCAGCATTCAGGGCAGCCTGCGTCGCATGAGCCAGCCAGCGGCTGATGCCCACAGCGGCCATCAGCACTAA
- a CDS encoding efflux RND transporter permease subunit — protein MLEKIISASLRQRAMVLVITAVLAIYGWQAMRTTPLDALPDLSDVQVIIKTAYPGQAPQLVEDQITYPLSTAMLAVPGAQTVRGFSMFGDSFVYVIFEDGTDIYWARSRVLEYLSQIQGQLPPGVTPSLGPDASGVGWVFQYALVDRTGHQDLAQLRSLQDWFIKLELQSVAGVSEVATVGGMEKAYQIVVDPHKLALYQLDLMAVKQALDNANASVGGSVIEMAEAEYMITASGYRQTLQDFEEIPLGIVSESGTPVLMKDVAQLRTGPAARRGIAELDGQGEVVGGIVVMRYGENALATIDNVKAKLAEIESGLPEGVELVITYDRSQLILNAVDNLKNKVIEEMVVVALVCLVFLLHARSTLVAVITLPLSILASFIVMGWMGVNANIMSLGGIAIAIGAVVDAAIVMVENAHKHLEHYREEHGKAPEGDAHWQLIKEAAVEVGPALFFSLLIITLSFIPVFALEAQEGRLFHPLAYTKTFAMAASAILAITLIPVLMGYFVRGKIPDEQKNPISRFLIALYQPVLKLVLRFPKVTLMLAVVALASAYYPMSKMGSEFMPELEEGDLLYMPTTLPGVSAGKAGEILQQTDRLIKTIPEVARVFGKVGRADTATDPAPLTMLETTIMLKPRSEWREGQTMEGIIADLQRTVKVPGITNAWVQPIKTRIDMLSTGVRTPVGVKISGADVEELQRIGAEVEAILAPLPGTTSAFAQRTGGGRYLDIDPKLTVAARYGMTLRDVQDVVQMAIGGMTMGESIQGQERYPINIRYPRELRDDIEKLRNLPVLTKTGKYVPLQTLADLSIRDGAPMLASENGRLISWVFVDIDSSVLSIGEYITQAREAMNQQLQLPPRYSVSFAGQYEYMQRVEAKMEMVIPMMLAVIFLLLMMTFGSVVQASIIMLSLPFALVGSAWLLFGLGYNLSVAVAVGMIALAGVAAEFGVVMQVYLNNTIKAHEKKGLMRHEQDLKDALIEGAVMRIRPKAMTVATIFFGLLPIMWGSGTGNEVMQKIAAPMVGGMVTAPLLSLFVIPAIYLLIYRRGLAKADA, from the coding sequence ATGTTAGAGAAAATCATCAGCGCCTCCCTGCGTCAGCGGGCGATGGTGCTGGTCATCACCGCGGTGTTGGCCATCTATGGCTGGCAGGCGATGCGCACCACACCGCTGGACGCGCTGCCGGACCTGTCCGATGTGCAGGTGATCATCAAAACCGCCTACCCGGGGCAGGCGCCTCAGTTGGTGGAAGACCAGATCACCTATCCGCTCTCTACCGCCATGCTGGCGGTGCCCGGCGCGCAGACCGTGCGTGGCTTCTCCATGTTTGGGGACAGCTTCGTTTACGTCATCTTTGAAGATGGTACCGACATCTACTGGGCCCGCTCGCGGGTGTTGGAGTACCTGTCCCAGATCCAGGGGCAACTGCCCCCGGGCGTCACCCCCTCTCTGGGGCCGGACGCCTCCGGTGTGGGCTGGGTGTTCCAGTATGCGCTGGTGGATCGCACCGGCCACCAGGACCTGGCCCAGCTGCGCTCGCTGCAGGATTGGTTTATCAAGCTGGAGCTGCAGAGCGTCGCCGGTGTCTCCGAAGTGGCGACCGTCGGTGGCATGGAAAAGGCGTATCAGATTGTGGTGGATCCCCACAAACTGGCGCTCTATCAGCTTGACCTGATGGCGGTGAAGCAAGCCCTCGATAACGCCAACGCCTCCGTGGGTGGCTCAGTGATCGAGATGGCGGAAGCGGAGTACATGATCACCGCGTCCGGCTACCGCCAGACCCTCCAGGATTTTGAGGAGATCCCACTGGGCATCGTGTCCGAGTCCGGCACGCCGGTACTGATGAAGGACGTGGCCCAGCTGCGCACCGGCCCGGCGGCCCGCCGTGGCATTGCCGAACTGGATGGCCAGGGTGAAGTGGTGGGCGGCATCGTGGTGATGCGCTATGGCGAGAACGCCCTGGCCACCATCGACAACGTCAAAGCCAAACTCGCTGAGATTGAATCCGGTCTGCCCGAAGGGGTGGAGCTGGTGATCACCTATGACCGTTCCCAGCTGATCCTGAACGCCGTGGACAACCTCAAGAACAAGGTGATTGAGGAGATGGTGGTGGTGGCGCTGGTGTGCCTGGTGTTCCTGCTGCATGCCCGCTCCACGCTGGTGGCGGTGATCACCCTGCCGTTGTCGATTCTGGCCAGCTTCATTGTAATGGGCTGGATGGGGGTGAACGCCAACATCATGAGCCTCGGCGGCATCGCCATCGCCATTGGTGCGGTGGTGGACGCGGCCATTGTGATGGTGGAGAACGCCCACAAACACCTGGAGCACTACCGGGAGGAGCACGGCAAGGCGCCGGAAGGCGATGCCCACTGGCAGTTGATCAAGGAAGCGGCGGTCGAAGTTGGGCCTGCGCTGTTCTTCAGCCTGTTGATCATCACCCTGAGCTTTATTCCGGTGTTTGCGCTGGAGGCTCAGGAGGGGCGTCTGTTCCACCCGTTGGCCTACACCAAAACCTTTGCCATGGCGGCCTCGGCCATCCTGGCGATCACCCTGATCCCGGTTTTGATGGGCTACTTTGTGCGGGGCAAGATCCCGGATGAGCAGAAAAACCCCATCAGCCGCTTCCTGATCGCGCTTTATCAGCCGGTACTGAAGCTGGTGCTGCGCTTCCCCAAGGTCACTCTGATGTTGGCCGTGGTGGCTCTGGCCAGCGCCTACTACCCGATGAGCAAGATGGGTTCCGAGTTTATGCCGGAGCTGGAGGAGGGCGACCTGCTCTACATGCCCACCACGCTGCCGGGGGTGAGTGCCGGTAAGGCGGGGGAGATCCTGCAGCAGACCGATCGACTGATCAAAACCATCCCGGAAGTGGCCAGAGTGTTCGGCAAAGTGGGACGGGCGGACACCGCGACCGACCCGGCACCGCTGACCATGCTGGAAACCACCATCATGCTCAAGCCCCGCTCTGAGTGGCGCGAGGGGCAGACGATGGAAGGGATCATTGCGGATCTGCAGCGCACCGTAAAAGTGCCGGGGATCACCAATGCCTGGGTGCAGCCGATCAAAACCCGCATCGACATGCTCTCCACCGGCGTGCGAACGCCGGTGGGGGTGAAGATCTCCGGCGCGGACGTGGAAGAGCTGCAGCGCATCGGCGCCGAAGTGGAAGCGATTCTGGCCCCGCTGCCGGGCACCACCTCCGCGTTTGCCCAACGGACCGGCGGTGGCCGCTATCTGGATATCGACCCCAAGCTGACCGTGGCGGCCCGTTACGGCATGACGCTGAGAGACGTGCAGGACGTAGTTCAGATGGCGATTGGCGGCATGACCATGGGGGAATCGATCCAAGGTCAGGAGCGCTATCCCATCAATATCCGCTACCCCCGTGAGTTGCGTGACGACATCGAGAAGCTGCGTAACCTGCCGGTGCTGACCAAAACCGGCAAGTATGTCCCGCTGCAAACTCTGGCGGACCTCTCCATCCGGGATGGTGCCCCGATGCTGGCGAGCGAGAATGGCCGTCTGATCTCCTGGGTATTCGTGGACATCGACAGCAGTGTCCTCTCCATCGGTGAGTACATCACCCAGGCTCGTGAAGCGATGAACCAGCAGCTGCAACTGCCGCCTCGCTACTCCGTCAGCTTTGCCGGTCAGTACGAGTACATGCAGCGGGTGGAAGCCAAGATGGAGATGGTGATCCCGATGATGCTGGCGGTGATTTTCCTGCTGCTGATGATGACCTTTGGCTCGGTGGTTCAGGCCAGCATCATCATGCTCAGCCTGCCGTTTGCTCTGGTGGGGTCTGCCTGGCTGCTGTTTGGTCTGGGCTACAACCTCTCCGTGGCCGTGGCCGTGGGGATGATCGCCCTGGCGGGGGTGGCCGCAGAGTTTGGTGTGGTGATGCAGGTGTATCTGAACAACACCATCAAAGCCCATGAGAAGAAGGGCCTGATGCGCCATGAGCAGGATCTGAAAGACGCCCTGATTGAAGGGGCGGTGATGCGGATCCGGCCCAAGGCGATGACCGTGGCCACCATCTTCTTTGGTCTGCTGCCGATCATGTGGGGCAGCGGTACCGGTAACGAGGTGATGCAGAAGATCGCGGCACCCATGGTGGGTGGCATGGTGACGGCTCCGTTGCTGTCGCTGTTCGTGATCCCGGCCATCTACCTGTTGATCTACCGTCGGGGATTGGCCAAAGCCGATGCCTGA
- a CDS encoding MerR family DNA-binding protein: MKIGQVARETGLSVKAIRYYHDIGLVVAQRGDNGYRAYSAAQLEQLRFVARSKALGFSLEQCAELLSLQSRSDRTAAQVKALAVDQLALVREKIAQLQALEARLNGLVNQCQGGNTPECPILDSLCGESGKTANAPCCKE, encoded by the coding sequence ATGAAAATCGGACAGGTTGCACGAGAAACCGGCTTGAGCGTCAAGGCGATACGCTACTACCACGACATTGGTCTGGTGGTGGCTCAGCGGGGCGACAACGGCTATCGCGCCTATTCCGCGGCACAGCTGGAGCAACTGCGCTTTGTTGCCCGCAGTAAAGCGTTGGGGTTCAGCCTGGAACAGTGCGCTGAGCTGCTCTCGCTGCAAAGCCGCTCTGATCGCACCGCCGCCCAGGTGAAAGCGCTGGCGGTGGACCAGCTCGCCCTGGTGAGGGAAAAGATTGCACAACTGCAGGCACTGGAAGCCCGACTGAATGGATTGGTGAACCAATGCCAGGGAGGCAACACACCGGAATGCCCGATCTTGGACTCCCTTTGTGGTGAATCCGGTAAGACGGCCAATGCCCCCTGTTGTAAGGAGTAA
- a CDS encoding CueP family metal-binding protein, whose product MKKLTLTALLVLGLSACGQSETAKQAEAFSALDHKAAVLQGHQWYKNNDGIVVRVHPDRVNATFSDGTEADVAIPNGEFYLSIAPWATFTHPCGNHVPTGCTGELIGQPMHVSAVDVDSGEEVINKMITTQHDGFIDFWVPAQRQLAFTFHFDHPKYGMLEAKEVLPTFEDSRTCITTMQLKPMDGGAIEAPGQGGHSGHH is encoded by the coding sequence ATGAAGAAACTGACGCTGACCGCCCTTTTGGTTCTGGGGCTGAGCGCCTGTGGACAGAGTGAAACCGCCAAACAAGCCGAGGCCTTTTCGGCACTCGACCATAAGGCGGCAGTACTGCAGGGACACCAGTGGTACAAAAACAACGATGGGATTGTGGTTCGGGTTCATCCTGACCGGGTGAATGCCACGTTTTCTGATGGCACCGAAGCGGATGTTGCCATTCCGAACGGGGAGTTCTACCTCTCAATCGCCCCCTGGGCGACCTTTACCCATCCCTGCGGCAACCACGTGCCCACCGGCTGCACCGGTGAGCTGATTGGCCAGCCGATGCACGTCAGTGCCGTGGATGTGGACAGTGGTGAGGAGGTCATCAATAAGATGATCACCACCCAACACGATGGCTTTATCGATTTCTGGGTGCCGGCTCAGCGCCAACTGGCCTTCACCTTCCACTTTGACCATCCCAAGTACGGCATGCTGGAAGCGAAAGAGGTGCTGCCCACCTTTGAGGACAGCCGCACCTGCATCACCACCATGCAGCTTAAGCCGATGGATGGCGGTGCCATAGAAGCACCTGGACAGGGTGGTCATAGCGGCCATCACTAA